The following nucleotide sequence is from bacterium.
TAATCTTTTCACGAAATTTCTTTCTATCCACCAGTTACTTTCACCTTCTGGCCAGACAATAAAAACTCTAATGGTATAGGCGCCTAGAACAGGCAGATGAAGATAGGTCATTCCCTTGTCAAAAAGACAAACTTCCCGTCTTGCTTCCTTCATGAAACCATCTGGTATCTTTCTCAAACCACAAGCAAGAAGAAATAGACGGGAAGAAAGAAAACTCCTTTGAGACCAGACAAACTCACGAGCTGGTTCTTCAAGGTGCCAAGCAATTCGCAGTTTTCGTTTTGCTTGATGTGGATTTTCAAATGCAACAACAAAGGGGGAAACTGTTTTTTCAATTGTTTTAGATTCCACGTAAAACCTCCTTCCTTCCGGGGTTAAGGTTATTTTCCAAATTTAAAGAACATCTGATTTGAGCAGACATTAACACATAAAAACGGGAGGGTCAAAGGTTAACGAATTTATTTCACAGTAAACACTTCCCCGCCAGACATGAAATTATTCACGTTTTGGATTGTTGTATCGGTAATGCGACGTAATGCCTCATTAGTATTAAAAGCGTTATGCGGGGTAACAATCACATTTGGCATATCAATAAGCACATGGTCGGCAAGAACGGTTTTTAAATCATGCTCTTTATAGTGTCCTTCCGTGAGAAGATGCAGTTCGTCTTTTATAGCTCCTTCTTCTTCCAGGACATCAAGCCCGGCGCCTGCAATGATTCCTTTATTGAGAGCATCCACAAGAGCGGTGGTTTCTATAATTCCTCCTCTGCTTGTATTGATAAGATATGTTCCTTTTTTCATAAGAGAAAAAGCTTTTCCATTCAACAGATGGTGCGTGCTTTCCATATATGGAACATGGATAGTAATTACATCACTTTCTTTGAGTACGTCTTCAAAAGATTTGTAGGAGAAGCCGAATTTTTTTGCGGAATCTTCGCTGGGATACGGATCGTAGGCGATAACATTCATGTCAAAGCCTTTGGCAATCTGGATGACATTTTTCCCGATTTTTCCCGTCCCAATAACCCCGATTGTTTTTTTGTTGAGGTCAACTCCCCGAAGACCAGTGAGAGCGAAACTTCCTTCTTCACGCACCCTATCGTAACTCTCATATATTTTCCTTGTCAAAGACAGAAGGAGCGCAAATGTGTATTCTGCCACCGTTTCTTCTCCGTATGCGGGAACGTACGCCACCGTAATTCCCCTTTCTTTTGCCGCAGCAAGGTCGATATGGTCGTATCCGGTTGAGCGAGTGGCGACAAGTTTTAGATTCGGGAATTTATTCAGCGTTTCGGCAGTTACAGCCGAATCGACAAAAACAAGGATAGTCTCAAAATCGGTATCAGCAAGGACCGAATCTTTTGTGAGACAATCAGTAAAAAAAACAATCTCATGCGTTCCTCGCAAACCTTTTTCCAAATGTTCTTTTTCCCAATCTTCGTATTTAAATACCCCGATTTTCATACGTTAAAAAATTATACACGATTAAGTTCTTTCTCCTTCTCCGCTATTTTAAACAATGTCTTAATAACTGTGTCGGGCGAAAGCGAAATGCTTTCAATCCCCCGTTCCACCAAAAAAGTGGCAAATTCGGGGAAATCCGACGGGGCCTGTCCGCATATGCCAATATACTTTCCCCGCTCGCGGCATTTGCGAATGATTGTGTCGATAAACGCCTTCACCGCCTCATTGTTTTCATTCGTAATCTTGCTTACGGTTTCCGAATCCCGGTCAAGCCCCATGGTAAGTTGGGTAAGGTCGTTTGAACCGATGGACATTCCGTCAAACATGTCCAAAAAGGCATCCGCCAAAAGAATGTTTGAAGGAATTTCGCACATCAGATAAACCTTGAGTGTCGGGTCAACTGCTCTGTCTAATCCCCCTTCTTTCATCGCCTCAAGTACCTTTGCCCCTTCTTCAGGAGTTCGGCAAAATGGAATAAGAGCCACGACATTTTTGAGACCGACTTCTTCGCGGACTCGTTTCATCGCCTTGCATTCAAGCATAAAAGCCGCCTTGAATTTCGGATCGTAATAGCGCGAAGCACCCCGCCATCCGAGCATTGGATTTTCTTCGTGGGGTTCGTAGAGGTCTCCGCCGAGAAGCGTGCGGTATTCGTTTGTCTTGAAATCGGAAAAACGGATAATCACTTCGTGAGGATAGAATGCCGCGCCGATTTTCGCTATCCCCTCCGCAAGCT
It contains:
- a CDS encoding NAD(P)-dependent oxidoreductase, producing MKIGVFKYEDWEKEHLEKGLRGTHEIVFFTDCLTKDSVLADTDFETILVFVDSAVTAETLNKFPNLKLVATRSTGYDHIDLAAAKERGITVAYVPAYGEETVAEYTFALLLSLTRKIYESYDRVREEGSFALTGLRGVDLNKKTIGVIGTGKIGKNVIQIAKGFDMNVIAYDPYPSEDSAKKFGFSYKSFEDVLKESDVITIHVPYMESTHHLLNGKAFSLMKKGTYLINTSRGGIIETTALVDALNKGIIAGAGLDVLEEEGAIKDELHLLTEGHYKEHDLKTVLADHVLIDMPNVIVTPHNAFNTNEALRRITDTTIQNVNNFMSGGEVFTVK